A window from Catalinimonas alkaloidigena encodes these proteins:
- a CDS encoding discoidin domain-containing protein, whose translation MFRKRISVSIFLLVSVFVVVTAVAVGIRFERAATLVDDTKLLLTPAMIVGGGNARHLVDEQALVGDPGTQPGAKPVTAWHPGWSPATYPASIYLDLGKKTKLSAVFLHDVQDIGDFIVSYGAPGQWQPLFTDPLEHYQMWNRHDVNVETRYVRFTMTSPKANVSEVVLYAGEGSGPTPTPAPEPTPAPTPETVWLEAECATVGSNWQVLNEASASAGKYATVKAGMNSKSNAPTTPADRVRFSFSVAEAGDFALFARVNAPNGDDDSFWVRLNGGRWTEWNSLRGTNGFAWKKWSAALNLAKGANTLDFAFREDGALLDKVYLSNEGTPPSGPGGSATNCTTTPPPNSGESAKIALQPVMVVNESSLGDATKLADEQELAGDPRSGSGGAPSSEWWASWEEADYPAHAFIDLGRTYRLTDVYLYDANRVGDIVISAGAPFAWQTLFTDPMRLYNTWKRHRVNVETRYVRVTLNSPLITTPEIVLYGSPVGNAPAPTPTPPVASRPTMEHLMGVNSFIDVPIEIEEVASFVREYHNWNWDEGNQPWGNPAKTTYPGFPNNAIKVNPSYPSYKWLFDEYYALRKSKGIVVVPCMQGSVSWLTPDSEDKPRNAGAATDDPRSYQAHASYLYQYVARYGSKTVDESHLKLAADQPKKTGLNLLTYFEDWNEQDKWWRGADAEFSPYEYAAMASADYDGHQQKMGKTFGVKNADPNAKMVMGGLTSLNLEYVKTMKAWADHYRGGSFPADVLNFHHYCNTGDRWYGHGVSPEEGNLKELLKNLVTYRDQFLPGVEIWLTEFGYDTHKDSPQRAPAFKGFSAEEVQGQWLMRSYLEIAASGIDRATMYMIRDHNTTSGTQYSTSGLVSDKNHGHKPKISWYYTYTMKNLLTGARFVKEINSKNSQVKVYKFRNASAKQDIYAVWCPTSNAVTVDDFELALEGNPASVQQVKAVPNRKTGTPSALTLSGGRVRVNVSERPLFVVAYGTTAQALRSPEAMTETAVTAEESELEVYPNPGVGTVEVHLKTQEAFPAEATYTFLTLNGRAVKTGKATSAQGGGVLRVEGVPAGVYILQVQSGAKVWQTRVVIN comes from the coding sequence ATGTTTAGAAAAAGAATTTCGGTGAGCATTTTTTTGCTCGTCTCGGTATTTGTGGTGGTGACCGCCGTAGCCGTTGGCATTCGTTTTGAGCGGGCCGCCACTTTGGTAGATGATACCAAACTTCTCCTCACGCCGGCGATGATCGTCGGGGGAGGGAACGCCCGGCATCTGGTCGACGAACAGGCTTTGGTGGGCGATCCCGGCACGCAACCCGGCGCCAAGCCCGTCACCGCGTGGCATCCCGGCTGGAGTCCCGCTACCTACCCGGCCAGTATCTACCTCGACCTGGGCAAGAAAACGAAATTGAGCGCCGTTTTTTTACACGACGTGCAGGACATCGGTGATTTCATTGTGTCGTACGGTGCGCCGGGGCAGTGGCAACCGCTTTTTACTGATCCGTTGGAGCATTACCAGATGTGGAACCGGCACGACGTCAACGTGGAGACGCGCTACGTCCGGTTCACCATGACTTCGCCCAAAGCCAACGTGTCGGAAGTGGTGCTCTACGCAGGGGAAGGAAGTGGCCCGACGCCCACGCCCGCACCGGAACCGACGCCCGCGCCAACTCCTGAAACGGTGTGGCTGGAAGCGGAGTGCGCAACGGTCGGGAGCAACTGGCAAGTGCTGAACGAGGCGTCTGCTTCCGCCGGGAAGTACGCAACGGTGAAGGCGGGGATGAACAGCAAAAGCAACGCGCCGACCACTCCGGCCGATCGTGTGCGGTTCAGCTTTTCGGTGGCCGAGGCCGGCGATTTTGCCCTCTTCGCGCGGGTCAATGCCCCGAACGGCGACGACGATTCGTTCTGGGTGCGCCTGAACGGCGGACGCTGGACGGAGTGGAACAGCCTGCGCGGCACCAACGGTTTTGCCTGGAAAAAATGGAGCGCCGCGCTGAACTTGGCCAAGGGAGCCAACACGCTTGATTTTGCCTTCCGCGAAGACGGCGCGCTCCTCGACAAGGTCTACCTGAGTAACGAAGGGACACCGCCTTCCGGCCCAGGCGGCAGTGCTACCAACTGCACCACTACACCGCCCCCCAACAGTGGCGAATCGGCCAAAATTGCGCTGCAACCCGTGATGGTCGTCAACGAATCCAGCCTGGGTGATGCTACGAAGCTGGCCGACGAACAGGAACTGGCCGGTGATCCGCGCAGCGGATCGGGAGGGGCGCCCTCGTCCGAGTGGTGGGCCAGTTGGGAAGAAGCCGATTACCCCGCGCACGCGTTCATCGACCTGGGCCGAACCTACCGCCTGACCGACGTCTATCTGTACGATGCCAATCGGGTTGGCGACATCGTAATTTCGGCCGGAGCGCCCTTTGCTTGGCAGACGCTTTTCACTGATCCGATGCGATTATACAACACATGGAAGCGGCACCGGGTCAATGTGGAGACGCGTTACGTCCGGGTGACGCTCAACTCACCGCTGATCACCACGCCGGAAATCGTGCTCTACGGGAGCCCCGTCGGCAATGCTCCCGCGCCCACGCCGACGCCCCCGGTGGCTTCGCGTCCCACCATGGAGCACCTGATGGGCGTCAACTCGTTTATCGACGTGCCGATCGAAATTGAAGAAGTCGCATCGTTCGTGCGCGAGTACCACAACTGGAACTGGGACGAAGGCAACCAACCCTGGGGCAATCCTGCCAAAACCACCTACCCCGGTTTTCCGAACAACGCCATCAAAGTCAACCCCAGCTATCCGAGCTACAAGTGGCTGTTCGACGAATATTATGCCCTGCGCAAGTCCAAAGGCATCGTGGTGGTGCCCTGCATGCAGGGGAGCGTGAGCTGGCTGACGCCCGATTCGGAAGATAAGCCCCGCAACGCCGGCGCTGCCACCGACGATCCGCGCTCGTACCAGGCCCACGCCAGTTACCTGTACCAGTACGTGGCGCGGTACGGCAGCAAAACGGTGGACGAAAGCCACCTGAAACTGGCGGCCGATCAGCCTAAAAAGACGGGCCTGAATCTGCTGACCTATTTTGAAGACTGGAACGAACAGGACAAGTGGTGGCGGGGCGCGGATGCGGAATTTTCGCCGTATGAATATGCCGCAATGGCCAGCGCCGACTACGACGGGCATCAGCAGAAAATGGGTAAAACATTCGGCGTGAAAAATGCTGATCCCAACGCCAAGATGGTGATGGGGGGGCTGACCTCGCTCAACCTGGAATACGTAAAGACCATGAAGGCCTGGGCCGACCACTACCGGGGCGGAAGCTTCCCGGCCGATGTGCTCAATTTCCACCACTACTGCAATACGGGCGACCGGTGGTACGGCCACGGCGTGAGTCCCGAGGAGGGAAACCTGAAAGAACTGCTCAAAAACCTGGTGACCTACCGCGATCAGTTTCTGCCCGGCGTGGAGATCTGGCTGACCGAATTCGGCTACGATACGCACAAGGACTCGCCCCAGCGCGCTCCGGCCTTCAAGGGATTCTCGGCCGAGGAGGTGCAGGGGCAATGGCTGATGCGGAGCTACCTGGAAATTGCCGCTTCGGGCATCGACCGGGCCACCATGTACATGATCCGCGACCACAACACTACCAGCGGCACCCAGTATTCGACCAGCGGCCTGGTAAGTGACAAAAACCACGGACACAAGCCGAAAATCTCCTGGTATTACACCTACACCATGAAAAATCTGCTGACCGGCGCGCGGTTTGTGAAAGAAATCAATTCGAAAAACAGCCAGGTGAAGGTGTACAAGTTCAGGAATGCCTCTGCCAAGCAGGACATCTACGCGGTGTGGTGCCCCACGAGCAACGCCGTGACGGTCGACGATTTTGAGCTGGCGTTGGAAGGAAATCCTGCCTCAGTCCAACAGGTCAAAGCGGTGCCCAACCGCAAAACGGGGACCCCATCGGCCTTGACGCTAAGCGGCGGCCGCGTACGCGTAAATGTCAGCGAACGGCCCCTCTTCGTCGTCGCCTACGGGACCACGGCGCAGGCGTTGCGCTCGCCTGAGGCGATGACGGAAACGGCTGTGACCGCCGAGGAAAGTGAACTGGAAGTCTATCCCAATCCGGGTGTGGGTACTGTGGAAGTTCACCTGAAGACGCAGGAAGCGTTCCCGGCCGAGGCTACCTATACGTTCCTGACCCTGAACGGTCGAGCCGTCAAAACCGGCAAGGCCACTTCTGCGCAGGGGGGCGGCGTGCTTCGGGTAGAGGGCGTGCCCGCGGGGGTATACATCCTACAGGTACAGAGCGGGGCGAAGGTGTGGCAGACACGCGTGGTGATCAACTGA
- a CDS encoding radical SAM protein, which produces MQYHTSTSAPVHPPCTDWPLPHFPLSSELPTDLPNDLSGRSALVTPYRRQDRVVHLHCTPPADVATAPHAPTSPSLDLLKTFLRAAWQEGYDEVVFTGGEPFLYPDLGPLLRYTRRLGFKNRVVTHGLWLDLAHVQALLPWIDLTEIRVDGPPPLQPSDSFARLTQNLQALHRAGHAFGLVHVVTDASWASLLWLADFAYEHGARELHLRPPVAPRKNGKMTAQPQELLYKTFLIGQYLKSQYEPAMRVELDLWPVAQVPDQPRFGYLASVLRPDSTGACLPTRLSDVLPALVVDEQGNLMPLAYGVAQRFRVGHLSHLDIHPDLFDHYLQHRWPNLQQFLRDVWQEQTHQATPTLLNWNDTLVARSTAG; this is translated from the coding sequence ATGCAGTACCACACGTCAACCTCCGCTCCCGTCCATCCTCCCTGCACTGACTGGCCCCTCCCGCATTTCCCCCTCTCGTCGGAACTCCCTACCGACCTGCCGAACGACCTTTCGGGGCGTTCGGCGCTAGTCACGCCTTACCGCCGTCAGGACCGCGTGGTACACCTTCATTGCACGCCTCCCGCCGATGTGGCAACCGCCCCACATGCGCCGACGTCGCCTTCGCTCGATCTGCTGAAAACCTTTCTGCGGGCCGCCTGGCAGGAAGGTTACGACGAGGTCGTCTTTACGGGCGGCGAGCCGTTTCTGTATCCGGACCTGGGGCCGCTTCTGCGCTACACACGTCGCCTGGGTTTTAAGAACCGAGTAGTCACCCACGGCCTGTGGCTCGACCTGGCGCACGTGCAGGCACTACTGCCGTGGATCGACCTGACTGAAATTCGGGTGGACGGACCGCCGCCGTTGCAGCCGTCCGACTCGTTTGCACGGCTGACGCAAAACCTCCAGGCCCTGCATCGGGCGGGGCATGCGTTCGGCCTGGTCCACGTCGTGACCGACGCCAGTTGGGCTTCGTTACTCTGGCTGGCCGATTTTGCGTACGAGCACGGTGCCCGCGAACTACACCTGCGGCCGCCCGTCGCGCCACGCAAAAACGGCAAAATGACGGCGCAACCGCAGGAGCTGCTCTACAAAACGTTCCTGATTGGGCAGTACCTCAAAAGCCAGTATGAGCCGGCCATGCGCGTAGAGCTGGACCTCTGGCCGGTGGCGCAAGTGCCCGACCAGCCCCGCTTTGGGTACCTGGCTTCGGTCTTGAGACCGGATTCGACCGGTGCCTGCCTGCCCACGCGCCTCAGCGACGTGTTGCCCGCCCTGGTCGTAGACGAACAGGGGAATCTGATGCCGCTGGCGTACGGCGTGGCGCAGCGTTTTCGGGTCGGTCACCTGTCGCACCTGGACATCCATCCTGACCTGTTCGACCATTACCTGCAACACCGCTGGCCGAACCTGCAACAGTTTCTGCGGGACGTCTGGCAAGAGCAAACCCACCAAGCAACCCCAACTTTGCTAAACTGGAACGACACCCTCGTGGCCCGAAGCACCGCGGGCTAG
- a CDS encoding sensor histidine kinase, whose amino-acid sequence MTLARSPISGYQAYLSFAAWWVLIAAFQAYGLRAFGWEVAIADGGVSSALLAVACLLINKNMRYYGPRRNQFVYMLGWCLMLDVLWLVASYRILYGLYNQEKAFTDFLWQTLPIRFEIALLILGCMAMMVALWQSHEEQKRHEQRKTDAEKLAREAELFKLHQQMQPHFLFNSLNSVIALVGSRPEEARKMLHQLSDFLRGTLRPREVEWVTLADELQHLQLYLEIEKVRFGHRLATCLDYDEAAASAQLPPMLLQPLLENAIKFGLYDTLGVVTISLRAEVQDGMLRVTVQNPFDPQTARPRQGTGFGLGGVKRRLYLLFGRHDLLETQVHAPTDAAPAPPDELVLDLDGEPAFAEQHLFTTLLKIPQL is encoded by the coding sequence GTGACCTTGGCCCGTTCGCCCATTTCCGGTTATCAGGCATACCTGTCGTTTGCGGCATGGTGGGTGCTGATTGCGGCCTTTCAGGCCTACGGCTTGCGGGCGTTCGGCTGGGAAGTGGCCATTGCCGACGGGGGCGTTTCCAGCGCGCTGCTGGCGGTAGCGTGCCTGCTCATCAACAAAAACATGCGCTACTACGGCCCGCGCCGCAACCAGTTTGTCTACATGCTGGGCTGGTGCCTGATGCTCGATGTGCTGTGGCTGGTGGCGAGCTACCGCATTTTGTACGGGCTTTATAATCAGGAAAAGGCATTTACGGATTTTCTCTGGCAAACACTGCCCATCCGTTTCGAAATTGCGCTGTTGATTCTGGGCTGCATGGCGATGATGGTGGCGCTGTGGCAAAGCCACGAGGAACAGAAAAGGCACGAGCAACGCAAGACCGACGCCGAAAAGCTGGCCCGCGAGGCCGAACTGTTCAAACTTCACCAGCAGATGCAGCCCCACTTCCTGTTCAACAGCCTGAATTCGGTGATTGCCCTCGTGGGGTCGCGTCCCGAAGAGGCCCGCAAAATGCTGCACCAGCTTTCGGACTTCCTGCGGGGCACGTTGCGTCCGCGCGAAGTCGAATGGGTCACGTTGGCCGACGAACTGCAGCACCTGCAACTTTACCTGGAGATCGAAAAGGTGCGGTTCGGGCATCGCCTGGCCACCTGTTTGGACTACGACGAAGCGGCCGCGTCGGCCCAATTGCCGCCGATGCTGTTGCAGCCCCTTCTGGAAAACGCCATCAAATTCGGCCTGTACGACACGCTGGGCGTGGTGACCATCTCGCTCCGGGCCGAGGTGCAGGACGGCATGCTGCGCGTCACGGTACAGAACCCGTTCGATCCGCAAACGGCTCGCCCCCGGCAGGGCACGGGTTTCGGCCTTGGGGGGGTGAAGCGCCGCCTCTACCTGTTGTTCGGCCGCCACGACCTGCTGGAAACGCAGGTACATGCACCAACGGACGCGGCCCCGGCCCCGCCTGACGAACTGGTGCTGGACCTGGACGGTGAACCGGCCTTCGCCGAGCAACACCTGTTTACGACACTACTTAAAATCCCTCAGTTATGA
- a CDS encoding cupin domain-containing protein, which yields MTIRYLLCTLFMATHALAQTTPLPASVIRWDAHPAETTRTGARRQLVDERSTTPLAYLEIHATTLNPGLAPHPPHTHDDLEELVIVKEGQLRVTIGDRESVLGPGSVALALPGDAHGFTNAGTTPVTYYIFRYRSKAPMDVARGQKAGGSLLLDVQALPLQANANGGRRDYFNRATAMFSRFEMHATTLKAGLQSHAPHTHAAEEFILPLRGNVEEQIGEERGPATAGDLIFLASLVPHAITNTGDSPTEYFAFQWE from the coding sequence ATGACGATCCGTTACCTCCTCTGTACTTTGTTCATGGCCACCCACGCGCTGGCCCAAACCACGCCCCTGCCCGCCAGCGTGATTCGTTGGGACGCTCACCCGGCCGAAACGACCCGTACCGGTGCGCGGCGGCAACTGGTAGACGAGCGCAGCACTACGCCGCTGGCTTACCTAGAAATCCACGCAACGACCCTGAACCCGGGCCTGGCTCCGCATCCGCCGCACACGCACGACGACCTGGAAGAGCTGGTGATTGTGAAAGAAGGGCAACTGCGCGTGACCATCGGCGACCGGGAAAGCGTCTTGGGGCCGGGAAGCGTGGCCCTGGCACTGCCGGGCGATGCCCACGGGTTTACCAATGCGGGCACAACGCCGGTCACCTACTACATTTTTCGGTATCGGTCAAAAGCTCCGATGGACGTTGCTCGCGGGCAGAAGGCGGGCGGCTCGCTCTTGCTCGACGTCCAGGCGCTGCCGCTTCAGGCCAACGCCAACGGGGGGCGACGCGACTACTTTAACCGGGCGACGGCCATGTTTTCGCGCTTCGAAATGCACGCCACCACACTGAAGGCCGGGTTGCAAAGCCACGCTCCTCATACCCACGCGGCCGAGGAATTCATACTTCCCCTGCGCGGCAACGTCGAAGAACAGATCGGTGAAGAACGCGGCCCGGCCACCGCAGGCGACCTGATTTTTCTGGCGTCTCTGGTGCCCCACGCCATCACCAACACCGGCGACAGCCCCACCGAATACTTTGCGTTTCAGTGGGAATAG
- a CDS encoding DUF4288 domain-containing protein — MNWYVAKLIFQIVCEEAPHQAQFDEQLRLVAADSVPEALAKARHLGTSEQEHFLNHRQQRVEWQFVGVTELQALADLHDGTELHYCITTPDDPDHYLRHLRARASDLTGTEASPRAVLTP, encoded by the coding sequence ATGAACTGGTACGTGGCTAAACTGATTTTTCAGATCGTCTGTGAGGAAGCACCCCATCAGGCCCAATTCGACGAGCAGCTGCGACTGGTCGCCGCCGACAGCGTGCCCGAAGCCCTGGCCAAGGCCCGCCACCTGGGGACGTCGGAACAGGAGCATTTCCTGAACCACCGGCAGCAGCGCGTCGAGTGGCAGTTTGTAGGCGTAACGGAATTGCAGGCGCTGGCCGATTTGCACGACGGCACGGAGCTGCACTATTGCATCACCACACCCGACGACCCCGATCATTATTTGCGTCACCTGCGCGCCCGGGCGTCGGACCTGACCGGGACGGAAGCGTCGCCCCGCGCAGTGCTCACCCCTTAA
- a CDS encoding MarR family winged helix-turn-helix transcriptional regulator translates to MSSTRPIGYWLKRADQLLTAHADRLQALHRATRLEWQVLNLLYESGPSTAVQVAQTMQPFTDRAGLDTMLARFQDEGWATRDAQARYHLTEVGREQHTRMHTTQQQLRTQTLQGISEEQYATTLRVLEQIVANLEATLE, encoded by the coding sequence ATGTCCTCTACGCGCCCCATCGGCTACTGGCTGAAACGTGCCGACCAGCTCCTTACGGCCCATGCCGACCGCCTCCAGGCCCTCCACCGCGCGACCCGCCTCGAATGGCAGGTACTGAACCTGTTATACGAATCGGGTCCGAGCACGGCCGTGCAGGTGGCGCAGACGATGCAACCGTTCACAGACCGCGCAGGCCTGGACACGATGCTGGCTCGTTTTCAGGACGAAGGCTGGGCGACCCGCGACGCACAGGCGCGCTACCACCTTACCGAGGTCGGCCGGGAGCAGCACACGCGGATGCATACGACCCAACAGCAGTTGCGGACGCAGACCCTGCAAGGTATTTCGGAAGAGCAGTACGCCACGACGCTACGCGTGCTGGAGCAGATCGTGGCCAACCTGGAAGCGACTCTGGAATAG
- a CDS encoding acyltransferase family protein yields MKDKYYGLQILRALAAWIVVLHHVVQTFYTFEVDNKIWHFFGRYGTIGVDAFFVLSGFIMYYSLNRSTKTGVKFFFDRLLRIFPAYWAATLLLLLSHELFPSGSYNTQYTGESLLQSLLLIPSENPSGHGTYPFLYVGWTLVYEMFFYTVLSAALLLDRKRAIGLALITLTLLPLVLELLDYMPLGSSNFFLYEFNIGLVIAFGFERFVAHFKPSWKLAMLVAGLAFQVAVLYVGGWNHPTKLLVASTCVVMFLLAEPFFKIQSAGIRLLVHLGNLSYSTYLLHPVLLGWFKLTYKSAASPYVEAVLFTSFVVLLYLLSYWSYQLIEVSPHINTFKKYVVRKLSAPQPVPTLASK; encoded by the coding sequence ATGGATTGTTGTGCTGCACCACGTGGTTCAGACGTTTTACACGTTTGAGGTAGACAATAAAATCTGGCACTTTTTCGGACGTTACGGCACGATCGGAGTAGACGCTTTCTTTGTTTTGAGTGGATTTATCATGTATTACTCCCTGAATCGATCCACTAAAACGGGCGTTAAATTTTTCTTTGACCGTTTACTCAGAATTTTTCCGGCTTACTGGGCAGCGACACTCCTGCTGTTGCTCTCGCACGAGCTCTTTCCCAGCGGCTCGTATAACACTCAGTACACAGGAGAGTCGCTTCTCCAATCGCTGTTGCTGATTCCTTCCGAAAACCCGAGCGGCCACGGCACCTATCCGTTTCTGTACGTCGGGTGGACGCTGGTCTACGAAATGTTTTTCTACACCGTACTTTCGGCCGCACTGCTGCTCGACCGCAAGCGGGCCATTGGCCTGGCGCTCATCACGCTGACCTTGCTGCCGTTGGTGCTGGAACTGCTCGACTACATGCCGCTGGGCAGCAGCAATTTCTTCCTGTATGAGTTCAACATCGGGCTGGTCATTGCGTTCGGATTCGAACGATTTGTGGCCCACTTCAAACCGAGCTGGAAGCTGGCAATGCTGGTGGCGGGCCTTGCCTTCCAGGTAGCGGTGCTGTACGTCGGCGGGTGGAATCACCCAACCAAGCTGCTGGTAGCCAGCACCTGCGTAGTGATGTTTCTCCTGGCCGAACCGTTCTTCAAAATCCAGTCCGCGGGGATTCGGCTGTTGGTGCATCTGGGGAACCTTTCGTATTCGACGTATCTGTTGCACCCGGTCCTGCTGGGCTGGTTCAAGCTCACGTACAAAAGCGCGGCTTCTCCCTACGTTGAAGCGGTGCTCTTTACCAGTTTTGTGGTTCTGTTGTACCTGCTGTCGTACTGGAGTTACCAGTTGATCGAAGTGAGTCCTCACATCAACACGTTCAAAAAGTACGTAGTGCGGAAGCTGAGCGCTCCGCAGCCCGTGCCTACGTTGGCTTCCAAGTAA
- a CDS encoding phospholipase D-like domain-containing protein — protein sequence MTHDALEASLARTFEDYLLSQEEKSALREALAPFRYDTATLNFARNRAFDLVEAHARTATFAPDALRWLEHVIKTIDTMRETATLPLADAHFSPGSACADRIIQLVEHTRLSLDICVFTISDDRISRALVEAHQRGIAVRIVTDNDKSNDRGSDVYHFAEEGLAVRIDTSPNHMHHKFAIFDQHTLVNGSFNWTRSASHYNQENITVLTDLNVLSAFRATFDRLWTDCVPLLS from the coding sequence ATGACGCACGACGCCCTCGAAGCCAGCCTGGCCCGAACGTTCGAAGATTACCTGCTGTCGCAGGAAGAAAAATCGGCCCTGCGGGAGGCCCTGGCCCCGTTCCGATACGATACCGCCACCCTCAATTTTGCCCGCAATCGTGCGTTCGACCTCGTCGAAGCCCATGCGCGGACCGCTACGTTTGCGCCCGATGCCCTGCGGTGGCTGGAGCACGTGATCAAAACCATCGACACGATGCGCGAAACCGCCACCCTCCCCCTGGCCGATGCCCATTTCAGTCCGGGCTCCGCCTGTGCCGACCGCATCATTCAACTGGTAGAACACACGCGCCTGTCGCTCGACATTTGCGTGTTTACCATCTCGGACGACCGCATCAGCCGGGCCCTGGTCGAGGCGCACCAGCGGGGCATTGCTGTACGCATCGTTACGGACAACGACAAATCGAACGACCGGGGGAGCGACGTGTACCACTTTGCAGAAGAGGGACTGGCCGTTCGCATCGACACCAGCCCGAACCACATGCACCACAAATTTGCGATCTTCGACCAGCACACGCTCGTAAACGGCAGCTTCAACTGGACGCGCAGCGCCTCACACTACAACCAGGAAAACATTACGGTCCTGACCGACCTGAACGTGCTCAGCGCCTTCCGGGCCACTTTCGACCGCCTCTGGACCGACTGCGTTCCCTTACTCTCCTAA
- a CDS encoding LytR/AlgR family response regulator transcription factor codes for MKRVVIIDDEPLARSILLEYLQPLAGVEVVQECNNGFEGVKAIQQHQPDLIFLDVQMPKINGFEMLELLDQAPAVIFTTAFEEYALRAFEAHAVDYLLKPITRERFDVAMRKWQDHAAPADATQTQALLETAAQAPGQRDRIVVRHGSKIHIIPVQQVHYLEASDDFVKIHTDHGTFLKSRTMQYFERALPDQQFVRVHRSYIVQVQQITQIDPYQKDTYVAILRSGAQVPISRTGYPRLREVLGI; via the coding sequence ATGAAACGCGTGGTGATCATCGACGACGAACCGCTGGCCCGCTCGATCCTCCTGGAATACCTGCAACCGCTCGCCGGTGTGGAAGTGGTGCAGGAGTGCAACAACGGCTTCGAAGGCGTGAAGGCCATTCAGCAGCACCAGCCCGACCTGATTTTTCTGGATGTGCAGATGCCCAAAATCAACGGCTTCGAGATGCTGGAACTGCTCGACCAGGCCCCGGCGGTGATCTTCACCACGGCGTTCGAAGAGTACGCCCTCCGCGCGTTCGAGGCACATGCCGTGGATTACCTGCTGAAGCCCATTACCCGGGAACGTTTCGACGTGGCCATGCGCAAGTGGCAGGACCATGCCGCCCCGGCCGATGCCACCCAAACCCAGGCCCTGCTGGAAACAGCCGCGCAGGCACCGGGACAGCGCGACCGGATTGTGGTGCGCCACGGCTCCAAAATCCACATCATCCCCGTGCAACAGGTACATTACCTGGAAGCCAGCGACGATTTCGTGAAGATCCACACCGACCACGGTACGTTTTTGAAAAGTCGTACGATGCAGTACTTCGAACGCGCGCTGCCCGACCAACAGTTTGTGCGCGTACACCGCTCTTACATCGTGCAGGTACAGCAGATTACCCAGATCGATCCGTACCAGAAAGACACCTACGTGGCCATTTTGCGGTCGGGTGCGCAGGTGCCGATCAGCCGGACGGGTTACCCCAGGCTACGCGAGGTGCTGGGCATCTGA
- a CDS encoding LiaF transmembrane domain-containing protein encodes MNYSKHPPPTRLGDILAGLIVLMVGLVLLLDQTGTDLPDWITSWPMIPLTLGLVIGAKTLFKGPPVWMLFTGFGLVYLINWMHPEVQIVKFVWPAVVIAFALWMILGRRRVWRNESEGEHWKHWDKTFREQYEDAGAHRNKQDQLEAISVFGACEMNILSKSWKGGEVVTLFGGAEINLSQADIQGHVYLEVVQIFGGTKLIIPSHWQVISSEMISVFAGIEDKRMLQKPAGLQQEKVLVLSGTAVFAGIELLSYS; translated from the coding sequence ATGAATTATTCGAAGCATCCACCTCCTACGCGCCTGGGCGACATCCTGGCCGGACTGATTGTCCTGATGGTAGGGTTGGTGCTGCTGCTGGACCAAACAGGCACGGACCTGCCCGACTGGATAACAAGTTGGCCCATGATTCCGCTGACGCTGGGATTGGTGATCGGTGCCAAGACGTTGTTCAAAGGCCCGCCGGTGTGGATGCTCTTCACGGGGTTTGGGCTCGTCTACCTGATTAACTGGATGCATCCCGAAGTGCAAATCGTCAAGTTTGTGTGGCCCGCCGTGGTGATTGCCTTCGCCCTCTGGATGATTCTGGGCCGGCGGCGTGTCTGGCGAAACGAATCGGAAGGGGAGCACTGGAAGCACTGGGACAAGACTTTCCGGGAGCAGTACGAAGACGCAGGTGCGCACCGGAACAAGCAGGACCAACTGGAAGCCATTTCGGTGTTCGGCGCGTGCGAGATGAACATACTCTCTAAAAGCTGGAAAGGCGGGGAGGTCGTCACGCTGTTTGGCGGGGCGGAGATTAACCTCAGTCAGGCCGACATTCAGGGGCATGTGTACCTGGAGGTGGTCCAGATTTTCGGAGGTACGAAGCTGATCATCCCTTCGCACTGGCAGGTCATCTCGTCCGAAATGATATCGGTCTTCGCCGGCATCGAAGACAAGCGCATGCTCCAGAAACCGGCGGGGTTGCAGCAGGAAAAAGTATTGGTCCTGAGCGGCACGGCGGTGTTTGCGGGCATCGAGCTGCTCAGCTATTCGTGA
- a CDS encoding VOC family protein: protein MKQRLGALTLVVRDYDEALTYYTEVLGFEKREDTPLGEGKRWVVVTPPGAQETSLLLAQAATPAQVASVGNQAGGRVFLFLHTDDFWRDYHAFRRRGVQFLEEPRQEAYGTVAVFADLYGNRWDLLEPIHP from the coding sequence ATGAAACAACGCCTCGGGGCCCTGACGTTGGTGGTCCGCGACTACGACGAAGCCCTGACCTATTATACCGAAGTGCTGGGCTTTGAGAAACGCGAAGACACGCCGCTGGGAGAAGGCAAGCGGTGGGTAGTTGTGACGCCGCCCGGTGCGCAGGAGACGAGCCTGCTGCTGGCGCAGGCCGCCACGCCCGCGCAGGTGGCCTCGGTCGGGAATCAGGCCGGCGGACGGGTATTTCTTTTTCTGCACACGGACGATTTCTGGCGCGATTACCATGCCTTCCGTCGGCGAGGCGTGCAGTTTCTGGAGGAGCCGCGGCAGGAAGCGTATGGTACCGTCGCGGTCTTTGCAGATCTTTACGGCAATCGCTGGGACCTGTTGGAGCCCATTCATCCGTAA